TTGTCGGTTTAGATCTGAAACTTTCGGATCTGGAAGAAGAGTTATTTTCCAAAAGACCATTCGGAGATGGGCATTTGGCATTGATATCTCCGGGTGGAAAATATGCGGTTCATGGCGCCAAAGGGATCTTGCAAGGAAAGAATGCAGGAACTCCTGAAGTAAAAGATTCCATCCAAAAATCCTTAGCTTCTGGACAACCTTTTGCCTATTTGGTAGAAGGTGGGAACTCCTACATATTTCCATTCAGTATGGGAACCTATGGCAAAAACTGGGCTATAGAAGTATATGTTCCGGATTCAGTTCTTTGGAAAGATCTTGGGCCTATTATTCTAAGATGTTTGCTAATTACATTCGCTCTTCTGCCAGTATGTTTATATTTTCTGGATAGATTCTTTTGTAAGTTTGTCTCGGAAGGTTTAATAGAAGCGACTACATTTGCAGATTCTTTAGGAGCCGGGAATTATTCTGCTCAGATACCTACTCGAAAATTTCAAGATGAGATCCATCATCTTTTTATAACATTAGAAAATATGAAGGAGAAGTTGCTGGCAGCGATTGACCAGCAGATCCGATCCGAAAAGATCCTAAGAGAATCAGCAGAGATATATTCACGCAATGAAATTATCCGTCTCCAAAAAGAAGAATTAGAAGTCGCCTTAGGCGATTTAAAAACTGCACAAGAAACTTTACTTAGGAACGAAAGATTAGCTGCAATCGGTAGGATATCCGGCGCTGTCAGTCATCAGATCAATAATCCATTAGGAGCTATCGGAGCTTCCAGAGAGAATATTTCGTTTTATGTAAAGAGGGTCGTGGTCCTTCTTCCTTTTCTGTTTAAATATTTGAGTGAGGCAACCGATCCTGAAAGGGAATTTTTTAATACAACTTTAAAAAGAACATTAGAAAACCATAAAGAACAGATAGGGAAAAAATTCAGGGAAACCAGACATTCTATAGAAGCATTCTTGAAACAGGAGCAAATAGAGGATGCTGGAGATAAAGCTGCAGTAGTCGCTGAATTAGGATTTGCTGACTGTCCAGAATTCATTCTTCAATTATGTAGATGTTCCGAATGGGATCGTATCTCCGAATTTTTGATGGCGGTCAGAGGTCTGGAAATTTCTGAAGAAGTTATCCATAGATCCACTGATAGAATGTACAAAATTGTATCAGCATTAGAAACCTATTCAGGCATCGCAAAAGAAGATAAAGAAAGATGGGTCAAGGTTTCTGACACAATGGAAGTTGTGCTCGGAGTATACGAAGGTGCAGGTGGAAACAGGGTCACAGTAGAACGAAA
The DNA window shown above is from Leptospira koniambonensis and carries:
- a CDS encoding ATP-binding protein, whose product is MSLRTRFSLYCAIVLFAFSVLLTLLVAVSAFYDSKVSSQEAAFAKAEGASFEVRKIFSEAISKVGEAKTRWELTRPSRDSVEKDLVDLFQNDKRFLGAGAVFEPNLFDGRDAAFIGRKGSNSKGRFVPYFHRSVKNPDDISLEESVYYDNTDESGNYYQIPKATLSDYVGEPYFYPLEGVNIFMISLIRPISRQGRFIGIVGLDLKLSDLEEELFSKRPFGDGHLALISPGGKYAVHGAKGILQGKNAGTPEVKDSIQKSLASGQPFAYLVEGGNSYIFPFSMGTYGKNWAIEVYVPDSVLWKDLGPIILRCLLITFALLPVCLYFLDRFFCKFVSEGLIEATTFADSLGAGNYSAQIPTRKFQDEIHHLFITLENMKEKLLAAIDQQIRSEKILRESAEIYSRNEIIRLQKEELEVALGDLKTAQETLLRNERLAAIGRISGAVSHQINNPLGAIGASRENISFYVKRVVVLLPFLFKYLSEATDPEREFFNTTLKRTLENHKEQIGKKFRETRHSIEAFLKQEQIEDAGDKAAVVAELGFADCPEFILQLCRCSEWDRISEFLMAVRGLEISEEVIHRSTDRMYKIVSALETYSGIAKEDKERWVKVSDTMEVVLGVYEGAGGNRVTVERNYISEATMRCVPEDLVRLWTQIVDNAYQAMSGEGKLKVSIYDAESKIICEVEDSGSGIPKNIREQVGEVLSSGKSEGEGAGIGLAVAASISKKYGGSWNWESEPGCTIFRFSFPKSE